The following are encoded together in the Aerococcus mictus genome:
- the iadA gene encoding beta-aspartyl-peptidase yields MKLIKQVTVYAPEKLGVKDILMDSSKIIAIEDHITIDSNAIGIEVIDGQGKIATPGFIDSHFHLLGGGGENGFQNRTPEVQLSQLTTAGVTTACGLLGTDGVARDEMALLAKARGLESEGISTYIYVGNYRLPATTLTGSIIKDIMAIDKVIGIGEIAISDHRNGAPTFEQFAHAAADTRTGGLLAGKAGVVNCHVGPNKGRLKFLFKALDETDIPVTTFLPTHCGRSQELVDEAIAFAKRGGTFDITGSEDPDMTYEKDGEIPFRTVLKQVLDQGLDESCITMSSDGQGSLPRFDEEGNFLRIGVGSAKSLLVGIQEAVQRENIALEKALPAVTSNVARILKLNHKGRLEVGRDADILLLDEDSLAIDTVIAMSEIMIKNKEIIKYGTFENA; encoded by the coding sequence ATGAAATTAATCAAACAAGTCACTGTTTACGCCCCTGAAAAATTAGGGGTTAAAGATATCTTAATGGACAGTTCCAAAATTATTGCCATTGAGGACCACATCACTATTGATAGTAATGCGATCGGCATTGAAGTGATCGACGGTCAAGGTAAAATCGCTACCCCTGGTTTCATTGATAGCCACTTCCACCTCCTTGGTGGCGGTGGTGAGAATGGTTTTCAAAACCGGACACCAGAAGTCCAATTGAGTCAACTAACCACGGCTGGAGTAACTACTGCCTGTGGCTTATTGGGGACTGATGGGGTCGCTCGCGACGAAATGGCCCTATTAGCCAAGGCCCGTGGTTTAGAATCAGAGGGTATTTCCACCTATATCTATGTTGGAAACTACCGTCTCCCGGCAACCACCCTTACCGGATCAATCATTAAAGACATTATGGCCATTGACAAGGTGATTGGGATTGGTGAAATTGCTATTTCCGACCACCGCAATGGGGCTCCAACCTTTGAACAATTTGCCCATGCCGCAGCCGATACTCGGACTGGTGGTTTATTAGCAGGTAAGGCCGGCGTGGTCAACTGCCATGTAGGCCCCAACAAAGGCCGACTAAAATTCCTCTTTAAGGCCTTAGATGAAACCGATATTCCGGTCACCACCTTCCTGCCGACCCACTGTGGCCGGAGCCAGGAACTGGTTGATGAAGCCATTGCCTTTGCCAAACGCGGCGGAACTTTCGACATTACCGGTAGTGAAGACCCCGACATGACCTATGAAAAAGACGGGGAAATTCCTTTTAGAACCGTTCTCAAACAAGTCCTTGACCAAGGCTTAGATGAATCCTGCATTACCATGAGTTCTGATGGACAAGGAAGTCTGCCTCGCTTCGATGAAGAGGGCAACTTCCTCCGTATTGGTGTAGGCAGTGCTAAGTCACTCTTGGTCGGTATTCAAGAGGCGGTTCAAAGAGAAAATATTGCCCTTGAAAAAGCCCTCCCAGCAGTCACCTCTAACGTTGCCCGTATCCTAAAACTTAACCATAAGGGACGTTTAGAAGTGGGAAGGGATGCGGATATCCTGCTCTTAGATGAAGACAGTCTAGCCATCGATACCGTGATTGCCATGTCAGAAATAATGATTAAAAACAAAGAAATCATCAAGTACGGTACTTTTGAAAATGCCTAA
- a CDS encoding adenylosuccinate synthase — MPSVVVVGTQWGDEGKGKITDYLSSQADIIARYQGGDNAGHTIQFNQQTFKLHLVPSGIFSEDKLSVIGNGVVVNPKSLLEELAYLRQAGISCENLRISERAQVILPYHQLIDRLDEERKGDNKIGTTQKGIGPAYMDKIARNGIRMADLIDPETFAEKLSVQIQIKNELLTKVYDEEPLDYDTIYQEYLAYGQNLKKYVTDTSLLMNDAYDQGENILFEGAQGVLLDIDHGTYPFVTSSNPIAGGATVGCGIGPSKINTVIGVMKAYTSRVGDGPFPTELHDAIGDRIREVGHEYGTTTGRPRRVGWFDGVVTAHARRVSGLTKLSLNCLDVLTGLDEIKVCVGYQTPNGQVSKSYPANLRYLAQCQPIYESLPGWEEDITSCQDFDQLPENAKAYVRRISEIVGAPIATVSVGPDRTQTLILDNIW; from the coding sequence ATGCCATCAGTTGTTGTTGTAGGTACTCAATGGGGCGACGAAGGAAAAGGGAAAATCACCGATTACCTCAGTAGCCAAGCCGATATTATTGCCCGTTACCAAGGCGGAGATAATGCTGGCCACACGATCCAATTCAACCAGCAAACTTTTAAGCTCCACCTCGTTCCCTCAGGAATTTTTTCAGAAGATAAACTGAGTGTGATCGGAAATGGCGTGGTTGTTAACCCTAAATCTTTACTTGAAGAATTGGCCTATTTGCGCCAAGCAGGAATCTCTTGTGAAAACCTCCGCATTTCTGAACGGGCTCAAGTGATCTTGCCCTACCATCAACTGATCGACCGCTTGGATGAAGAACGTAAAGGCGACAATAAGATCGGTACTACCCAAAAAGGGATAGGTCCCGCCTATATGGATAAAATTGCCCGTAATGGTATCCGGATGGCTGACCTCATTGACCCCGAAACTTTCGCGGAAAAGTTATCTGTACAAATTCAAATCAAAAACGAACTCTTAACCAAGGTATATGACGAAGAACCATTAGACTACGACACCATCTACCAGGAATATCTAGCATATGGCCAAAATCTGAAAAAATATGTCACGGATACTTCCTTATTGATGAATGATGCCTATGACCAAGGGGAAAACATTCTTTTTGAGGGGGCCCAAGGGGTCTTACTGGATATTGATCATGGGACCTATCCCTTCGTGACTTCCTCTAACCCCATTGCCGGTGGTGCTACAGTCGGTTGTGGGATTGGACCAAGCAAAATCAATACGGTTATCGGAGTGATGAAGGCCTATACCTCTCGAGTAGGTGACGGTCCCTTCCCAACCGAATTGCATGATGCTATTGGGGACCGCATCCGTGAAGTTGGCCATGAATATGGTACCACTACAGGTCGTCCGCGCCGGGTAGGTTGGTTCGACGGGGTGGTGACGGCCCATGCTCGCCGGGTTTCTGGTTTAACCAAACTTTCCTTGAACTGTTTAGACGTCTTAACTGGCCTGGATGAAATCAAGGTCTGTGTAGGCTATCAAACCCCTAATGGCCAAGTATCCAAATCTTACCCCGCTAACTTGCGCTACCTAGCTCAATGTCAACCCATCTATGAAAGTTTACCTGGCTGGGAAGAAGACATAACTAGCTGTCAAGACTTTGACCAACTTCCTGAAAATGCTAAAGCTTATGTCCGTCGCATCAGTGAAATCGTAGGGGCCCCCATTGCCACAGTGTCAGTAGGACCTGACCGGACCCAAACCTTAATCTTAGATAATATTTGGTAA
- a CDS encoding redox-sensing transcriptional repressor Rex — MKEIPRATARRLPLYYRYLHNFKNMGKTRISSSELSEAIKVDSATIRRDFSHFGALGKRGYGYDVEALLDFFSRQLYQDRLTTVALIGVGNLGNALLNYNFKRTNNIRIGAAFDINPEIVGTVHSGVPVYPMSELKERIQEMEILIAIMTVPEKVAQDTVSELGEAGIQGILNFTPVVLDVPEDIHVQNVDLANELQTLIYYIGNRNGNNKKKN; from the coding sequence ATGAAGGAAATTCCACGTGCAACGGCTAGGCGGTTACCGCTTTATTACCGTTACTTGCATAATTTTAAGAATATGGGTAAGACACGGATTTCTTCCAGCGAACTCAGTGAGGCGATCAAAGTGGACAGCGCCACTATTCGCCGGGATTTCTCACATTTTGGTGCCCTAGGGAAGCGTGGTTATGGCTATGATGTTGAAGCTCTATTGGACTTCTTTAGTCGCCAACTCTACCAAGACCGCCTCACCACAGTGGCTTTAATCGGGGTCGGTAATTTAGGGAACGCCTTATTAAATTATAACTTTAAACGGACCAATAATATCCGGATTGGGGCGGCCTTTGATATTAATCCTGAGATTGTAGGAACCGTCCATAGTGGGGTACCGGTTTACCCTATGAGTGAATTAAAGGAACGGATTCAAGAAATGGAAATTCTGATTGCTATTATGACCGTTCCGGAAAAAGTCGCTCAAGATACCGTGAGTGAATTAGGTGAAGCCGGTATTCAAGGCATCTTGAACTTTACGCCGGTGGTTTTAGATGTTCCTGAAGATATTCATGTCCAAAACGTCGATTTAGCCAATGAGTTGCAAACCCTGATTTACTATATCGGTAATCGAAATGGCAACAATAAAAAGAAAAATTAG
- the groL gene encoding chaperonin GroEL (60 kDa chaperone family; promotes refolding of misfolded polypeptides especially under stressful conditions; forms two stacked rings of heptamers to form a barrel-shaped 14mer; ends can be capped by GroES; misfolded proteins enter the barrel where they are refolded when GroES binds), producing MAKDIKYSSDARQSLVEGIDKLANTVKVTLGPKGRNVVLERSYGSPLITNDGVTIAKDVELEDHFENMGAKLVSEVASKTNDVAGDGTTTATILTQALVHEGFKNVTAGANPVGIRRGMDQAIRKAVEALKEISVPVNAKESIANVAAISSGDQEVGQLIADAMEKVGQDGVITIEESQSMDTALDVVEGMQFDRGYLSQYFVTDNDKMEAVLDDPYILLTDKKISNIQDILPLLEQIVQQGKSLLLVADDVEGEALPTLVLNKIRGTFNVVAVKAPGFGDRRKEQLEDLAVLTGGTVITEDLGLELKDTSIDQLGQAARVTITKDDTTIVEGKGNKEQLEQRVAHIRKQIEETTSDYDREKLQERLAKLAGGVAVVRVGAATESEQKERKLRIEDALNATRAAVEEGIVAGGGTAFMNIQDKVKEVVDSLEGDEQTGADIVVRALETPLRQIAENAGLEGSVIVEHIHDKDQGVGYNAASGEWVDMISDGVVDPTKVSRSALQNAGSVAGLILTTEAVVADHPEENAGNDAAAGAGAPGMY from the coding sequence ATGGCCAAAGATATTAAATATTCAAGTGATGCAAGACAATCTTTAGTAGAAGGTATTGATAAATTAGCCAATACCGTGAAAGTGACCTTAGGGCCTAAGGGACGTAACGTTGTCCTAGAACGTAGCTATGGGTCCCCATTAATCACCAATGACGGGGTGACCATTGCTAAAGACGTTGAATTAGAAGATCACTTTGAAAACATGGGAGCTAAATTAGTTTCTGAAGTCGCTTCTAAGACTAATGATGTTGCTGGTGACGGGACAACTACCGCTACTATCCTAACCCAAGCCCTCGTCCATGAAGGTTTCAAAAATGTGACAGCAGGGGCAAATCCTGTGGGCATTCGTCGTGGGATGGATCAAGCTATCCGCAAGGCAGTAGAAGCTTTGAAAGAAATTTCTGTTCCAGTGAATGCTAAAGAATCCATTGCTAACGTTGCGGCAATTTCTTCCGGCGACCAAGAAGTAGGCCAATTAATTGCTGACGCTATGGAAAAAGTAGGCCAAGATGGTGTCATTACCATTGAAGAATCACAATCCATGGACACTGCCTTAGACGTTGTTGAAGGGATGCAATTTGACCGCGGTTACTTATCCCAATACTTTGTAACCGACAACGATAAGATGGAAGCTGTTCTCGATGATCCTTACATCCTGCTCACTGATAAGAAGATTTCTAATATCCAAGATATCCTTCCATTATTAGAACAAATCGTACAACAAGGTAAATCCTTATTATTAGTGGCTGACGATGTTGAAGGTGAAGCACTTCCTACTTTAGTCTTGAACAAAATTCGTGGAACCTTCAATGTTGTTGCTGTGAAAGCGCCTGGCTTTGGTGACCGTCGTAAAGAACAATTAGAAGACTTAGCTGTTCTTACCGGTGGTACAGTCATTACTGAAGACTTAGGTCTTGAATTGAAAGACACCAGCATTGATCAATTAGGTCAAGCTGCCCGTGTAACCATTACTAAAGACGATACCACCATTGTTGAAGGTAAGGGTAACAAGGAACAATTGGAACAACGTGTGGCTCATATCAGAAAACAAATTGAAGAAACTACTTCTGACTATGACCGTGAAAAATTACAAGAACGTCTTGCTAAATTAGCTGGTGGGGTTGCCGTTGTTCGCGTAGGTGCAGCCACCGAATCTGAACAAAAAGAACGTAAATTACGTATCGAAGACGCTTTAAACGCTACTCGTGCTGCGGTTGAAGAAGGTATCGTAGCTGGTGGTGGTACTGCTTTCATGAATATCCAAGACAAGGTGAAAGAAGTCGTTGACTCCTTAGAAGGTGACGAACAAACTGGTGCAGACATCGTGGTTCGTGCCCTCGAAACCCCACTACGTCAAATCGCTGAAAATGCTGGTCTAGAAGGTTCTGTCATTGTAGAACACATTCACGATAAAGACCAAGGTGTTGGTTACAACGCTGCTAGCGGTGAATGGGTAGACATGATTTCTGATGGTGTGGTTGACCCAACCAAGGTGTCACGTTCTGCTTTACAAAATGCAGGCTCAGTAGCTGGTTTGATTTTAACTACTGAAGCAGTTGTTGCTGACCATCCAGAAGAAAATGCAGGAAATGATGCAGCTGCAGGAGCAGGCGCACCAGGGATGTATTAA
- the purB gene encoding adenylosuccinate lyase, with translation MINRYTRPEMGQLWSDENKYQSWLEVEILAVEAWAELGEIPQEDAQAIRQRAKFDVNRILAIEAETKHDVVAFTRCVSESLGDEKKWVHYGLTSTDVVDTAYGYQLKQVNDLLRQDLDDFLAILKKQALKYKNTLCMGRTHGVHAEPTTFGLKVARWYSEFKRHRERFEHAAKGVEAGKISGAVGTFANVPTQVEAYVCEHLGIRAQEISTQVLPRDLHAEYISVLALIATGVENMATEIRHLQKSEVREVEEYFAAGQKGSSAMPHKRNPIGSENVTGLARVIRGHVVTAMEDVSLWHERDISHSSAERIILPDTTILVDYILHRFGNILANLTVFPENMKRNMQATHNLIFSQRVLLKLIDAGLSREAAYDLVQPLTAKSWDQGLDFKGLVENNAEIRQSLDQAAIDDAFDPAYHLRRVDEIYARLGLA, from the coding sequence ATGATTAATCGCTATACCCGTCCAGAAATGGGACAATTGTGGTCGGATGAGAACAAGTACCAATCGTGGTTGGAAGTGGAAATTTTAGCTGTTGAAGCTTGGGCCGAATTAGGAGAAATCCCCCAAGAGGATGCCCAAGCGATTCGTCAGCGTGCCAAGTTCGATGTCAACCGTATTTTAGCGATTGAAGCTGAAACCAAGCATGATGTGGTGGCTTTTACCCGCTGTGTTTCAGAGTCATTGGGTGATGAGAAGAAATGGGTCCATTATGGTCTGACTTCTACCGATGTGGTGGATACGGCTTATGGCTACCAATTAAAGCAAGTGAATGACCTCCTCCGCCAAGACTTAGACGATTTCTTAGCGATTCTTAAAAAGCAAGCCCTCAAATATAAAAACACCCTCTGCATGGGGCGGACGCACGGGGTTCATGCGGAGCCGACAACTTTTGGCTTAAAAGTGGCCCGTTGGTATAGTGAATTTAAGCGTCATCGTGAACGTTTTGAACATGCAGCTAAGGGAGTCGAAGCGGGAAAAATTTCTGGTGCAGTGGGGACTTTTGCTAATGTTCCCACCCAGGTGGAGGCCTATGTTTGTGAACATTTAGGAATTCGTGCCCAAGAGATTTCGACCCAAGTCCTCCCGCGTGATTTACATGCAGAATATATTTCAGTCTTAGCCCTAATTGCTACCGGAGTGGAAAATATGGCGACCGAAATCCGCCACTTACAAAAGTCCGAGGTAAGGGAAGTGGAAGAATACTTTGCTGCGGGTCAAAAGGGCTCTAGCGCCATGCCCCATAAGCGTAACCCGATCGGTAGTGAGAATGTTACTGGGCTGGCCCGGGTCATTCGCGGTCATGTAGTGACTGCTATGGAAGATGTCAGTCTCTGGCATGAACGAGATATTTCTCATTCCTCAGCTGAGCGGATTATTTTACCCGATACCACCATCTTAGTGGACTATATCCTCCATCGTTTCGGTAATATCCTAGCCAATCTAACCGTATTTCCAGAAAATATGAAGCGCAATATGCAGGCTACCCATAATTTGATTTTCTCCCAAAGGGTGCTGTTAAAATTAATTGATGCAGGTCTTTCTAGGGAGGCGGCTTATGATTTAGTCCAACCCCTAACCGCTAAGTCTTGGGACCAAGGCCTTGATTTTAAAGGCTTAGTCGAAAATAATGCGGAAATTCGCCAGTCTCTTGACCAAGCAGCCATTGATGATGCCTTTGATCCGGCTTATCACTTGCGCCGAGTGGATGAAATTTATGCACGTTTGGGATTAGCTTAG
- a CDS encoding aldehyde dehydrogenase family protein: MENYRNFINGEWIASSSQELMPVINPATEEVINHVQKSNQEDVDQAVAAAKAAFPDWNALSVDQRLTYLEKVYDGLKKYADLLVKTTVLELGASVNFAKDNHIPMAIKEMREYMDSAKDFDFEEEIDGARVIKEGFGVVACITPWNYPLNQIQRKVTPALIAGNTVVVKPASNTPLTALVYAKVFEEADLPHGVFNLVTGSGSEVGDYLAGHPDVAVISFTGSTEVGRGLYEKAAPNIKKLILELGGKSVMLYLAGGDKDLAVKKSMDSILNNQGQTCSAFTRLLVPEAELEEFKALIESYYQDHVHIGMPGETETMVGPMVSAQQKETVLDYIQKGIDEGAELFLGGQDIDHSGFYVQPTVFTQVDNQMTIAQEEIFGPVLCVLTYKDEDEALAIANDSAYGLSGYVVGPQEKAVAMAEQLRTGNVFVNHASGSSRAPFGGYKESGLGREKGPYGIADYLEIKTLFV, from the coding sequence ATGGAGAACTATCGGAATTTTATCAATGGAGAATGGATAGCATCGTCAAGCCAAGAATTAATGCCAGTCATTAATCCGGCGACAGAAGAAGTCATCAATCATGTACAAAAAAGTAATCAGGAGGATGTTGATCAAGCAGTGGCCGCGGCTAAGGCAGCTTTTCCTGATTGGAATGCCTTAAGTGTGGACCAACGTTTAACCTATTTAGAGAAAGTTTATGACGGCTTGAAGAAATATGCCGACCTTTTAGTTAAGACCACAGTTTTAGAACTAGGGGCTTCGGTTAATTTTGCTAAGGATAATCATATTCCCATGGCCATTAAAGAGATGCGTGAATATATGGATTCGGCAAAAGACTTTGACTTTGAAGAAGAAATCGATGGAGCGCGGGTTATTAAGGAAGGTTTCGGCGTGGTGGCTTGCATCACCCCTTGGAATTACCCACTCAATCAAATCCAGCGTAAGGTCACCCCAGCCCTCATTGCCGGAAATACAGTAGTGGTTAAACCGGCTTCCAATACGCCTTTGACCGCCTTGGTCTATGCCAAAGTTTTTGAGGAAGCTGATCTTCCTCATGGCGTCTTTAACTTAGTCACTGGTTCCGGGAGCGAAGTCGGTGACTACCTGGCGGGCCACCCTGATGTGGCAGTGATTTCCTTTACGGGGTCTACTGAAGTCGGCCGCGGCCTCTATGAAAAGGCTGCGCCAAACATTAAGAAATTAATTCTTGAATTAGGTGGCAAGTCGGTCATGCTCTACTTAGCTGGTGGGGATAAGGACTTAGCGGTTAAAAAGTCCATGGATTCGATTTTAAACAACCAGGGTCAAACCTGTTCCGCCTTTACCCGCTTATTAGTGCCTGAAGCTGAACTGGAAGAATTTAAGGCATTGATTGAATCTTATTACCAAGACCATGTCCATATTGGCATGCCTGGTGAAACAGAGACTATGGTAGGGCCGATGGTATCGGCGCAACAAAAAGAAACCGTCCTTGACTATATTCAAAAGGGGATTGATGAAGGCGCTGAGCTCTTCTTAGGTGGCCAAGATATCGACCACAGTGGTTTCTATGTCCAACCCACGGTCTTTACCCAGGTTGATAATCAAATGACCATTGCCCAAGAAGAAATTTTTGGTCCTGTCCTATGTGTATTGACCTATAAGGATGAAGACGAAGCTCTTGCTATCGCTAATGACTCGGCTTATGGTCTATCCGGTTATGTAGTTGGCCCTCAGGAGAAAGCGGTAGCCATGGCTGAACAATTGCGGACAGGGAATGTCTTCGTTAACCATGCTTCTGGGTCTTCTAGGGCGCCATTTGGTGGTTATAAAGAATCCGGTCTCGGTCGGGAAAAAGGTCCTTACGGAATTGCTGACTACTTAGAAATTAAGACGCTCTTCGTTTAA
- a CDS encoding acetamidase/formamidase family protein, giving the protein MHITKDHYVFSMDKNHEPIAKVASGQRLQVDVWDCFKGSVQDEKDLISGIDFNEINPATGPIYVEGAQPGNVLKVTIHSIDLDPQGAIMTSPGLNKYFSKEITEEETAICKVSEDQKSFDYYGATFPVHKMIGVIGTAPKGEAVATGLPDLHGGNMDNNQITEGSVVYLPVEVEGALLALGDMHAAMGDGEIWGSGVEIGGSVDLTVEVLESFPCPTPFVETDQAYYSYGVGEDFETAVVQANDRMAEFLMAQTGLSYNKVGMFMTIAAYLESCQIVNPNISMRVRVNKASYEKLKDVKE; this is encoded by the coding sequence ATGCATATTACAAAAGATCACTATGTGTTCTCTATGGACAAAAACCATGAACCCATTGCTAAGGTAGCTAGTGGCCAGCGTTTGCAGGTTGATGTCTGGGATTGCTTCAAGGGCAGTGTCCAGGATGAAAAGGACTTAATTTCTGGGATTGACTTTAATGAAATTAACCCAGCAACTGGTCCGATTTATGTGGAAGGCGCTCAACCAGGCAATGTGCTGAAAGTGACTATTCACAGCATTGACTTAGATCCCCAAGGAGCTATTATGACTTCTCCAGGGCTCAACAAATATTTCTCCAAGGAAATTACTGAAGAGGAGACTGCCATCTGTAAGGTCAGCGAAGACCAAAAAAGCTTTGACTATTACGGAGCAACTTTCCCGGTTCATAAGATGATTGGTGTGATCGGGACAGCACCCAAGGGCGAAGCGGTGGCTACTGGATTGCCTGACTTACATGGTGGCAATATGGATAATAATCAAATTACCGAAGGCTCTGTGGTTTACCTGCCCGTTGAAGTCGAAGGAGCGCTCCTGGCTTTAGGTGACATGCATGCAGCCATGGGCGATGGTGAGATTTGGGGCAGTGGCGTTGAGATCGGTGGGTCGGTTGACTTAACCGTTGAAGTTCTTGAGTCCTTCCCTTGTCCAACGCCTTTTGTGGAAACTGACCAAGCTTATTATTCTTATGGCGTCGGCGAAGACTTTGAAACCGCAGTTGTCCAAGCCAATGACCGGATGGCAGAATTTCTCATGGCTCAAACCGGCTTATCCTATAATAAGGTTGGTATGTTCATGACCATTGCCGCTTATTTAGAATCTTGTCAGATCGTTAACCCTAATATCTCCATGCGGGTTCGAGTGAACAAGGCCAGTTATGAAAAGTTAAAAGATGTTAAAGAGTAA
- a CDS encoding co-chaperone GroES, translating into MLKPLNERVIIQVQEEEEKTASGIVLPSAAKEKPQVGQVVAVADATDDYTPQVKVGDQVIFEKYAVSEIRYEGEDYLIIKEKDLTAVVE; encoded by the coding sequence ATGTTAAAGCCGTTAAATGAACGTGTGATTATTCAAGTCCAAGAAGAGGAAGAAAAAACTGCTTCTGGTATCGTTTTACCATCTGCTGCTAAAGAAAAACCTCAAGTAGGTCAAGTGGTAGCTGTTGCTGATGCTACTGATGATTACACCCCTCAAGTTAAAGTGGGCGACCAAGTTATTTTTGAAAAATACGCAGTAAGCGAAATCCGCTATGAAGGGGAAGATTACCTCATCATTAAAGAAAAAGATTTAACTGCTGTAGTTGAATAA
- the yfcC gene encoding putative basic amino acid antiporter YfcC has product MRKMNETAEKKQRFQTPHTYVIIFGIVLVAWLLTFIVPAGKYTTEVLEYEGANGETQTRTVLQQDSFRYMHPLKEDVLRDNLEDLVQEPAKLQELEVDQENLAKVLEKPEPLTLGELEEIDLEESELYEMYGDSIYDTSKNLNKTAGLWGTQDHYGFGVLNYIFEGIVTGDRYGSAIGIVALLLVVGGSFGIIMRTGAIDAGIYAFVNSAKGMEHLAIPLLFFLFSFAGATFGASEQVIPFVMIIAPFMIALGYDSITAVTVTFAASQIGNACSWMSPFSIAIAQGIAGLPALSGAGFRIVMWVIITTLSCGFTMVYAKRIRKAPQLSASYESDAYFRTDLAKQEDVSHEFTLGHKLILLEMLLGLVWIVWGVMSQGFSIPELASQFFVMGLVSGITALIFRINDMTVNDIAFAFKDGVSDLAPTAVVVGMAKGILLVLGGSDAGTFSALNTILYGVGNLLSGIPNVLGAWFMYIFQSCFNLVVTSNSGQAALTMPIMAPLADIIGVSRQVAVLAFQLGSGFVDAFTPVSASLVGCLAVARIDWADWAKFQIKMQGFLFVLGSIAIIIAISIGYS; this is encoded by the coding sequence GTGAGAAAAATGAATGAAACCGCTGAGAAAAAACAGCGTTTCCAGACGCCACACACCTACGTCATTATTTTTGGTATTGTTCTCGTGGCCTGGTTACTAACATTCATCGTTCCGGCTGGTAAATATACCACCGAGGTTTTGGAATATGAAGGAGCCAATGGGGAAACCCAAACCCGAACCGTTCTCCAACAAGATTCCTTCCGTTACATGCATCCCTTAAAGGAGGATGTTTTAAGGGACAACTTGGAAGACCTGGTCCAAGAACCCGCTAAATTGCAAGAACTGGAAGTTGACCAGGAAAATTTAGCCAAGGTCCTGGAAAAACCAGAGCCCCTAACCTTGGGAGAACTAGAAGAGATCGACTTAGAAGAATCCGAACTTTATGAGATGTACGGAGATAGTATCTACGACACCAGTAAAAACTTAAATAAAACTGCTGGCCTATGGGGAACCCAGGACCACTACGGCTTTGGGGTGTTAAACTATATCTTTGAAGGAATTGTCACCGGGGACCGCTATGGATCTGCCATTGGGATTGTGGCCCTCCTCTTAGTCGTTGGGGGTTCTTTTGGAATTATTATGCGGACGGGAGCTATTGATGCCGGAATTTATGCCTTTGTCAATAGCGCCAAAGGGATGGAACATTTGGCTATTCCCCTACTCTTCTTCCTCTTTTCCTTTGCCGGAGCAACCTTTGGGGCTTCTGAACAGGTTATTCCTTTTGTGATGATTATTGCTCCCTTTATGATTGCCCTGGGCTATGACTCCATTACAGCCGTGACCGTTACCTTTGCTGCTTCACAGATTGGTAACGCTTGTTCCTGGATGAGTCCCTTCTCTATTGCCATTGCTCAAGGGATCGCTGGGCTTCCGGCCCTGTCAGGGGCTGGCTTTAGGATTGTGATGTGGGTGATTATTACCACCCTCTCCTGCGGCTTTACCATGGTCTACGCGAAACGGATTCGTAAGGCTCCACAATTATCAGCCTCTTATGAATCAGACGCCTACTTCCGGACCGATTTAGCCAAGCAAGAGGATGTCAGCCATGAATTTACCCTGGGCCACAAACTGATCCTATTAGAAATGTTACTCGGCCTGGTATGGATTGTTTGGGGCGTGATGAGCCAAGGCTTTTCCATTCCTGAATTAGCTTCCCAATTCTTTGTTATGGGCTTAGTATCAGGAATTACCGCCCTCATCTTTAGAATTAATGACATGACCGTTAACGATATTGCCTTTGCCTTTAAAGATGGGGTCTCTGACCTGGCGCCTACTGCTGTAGTTGTGGGGATGGCCAAGGGGATCCTACTGGTCTTAGGAGGATCAGATGCGGGGACCTTCTCCGCCTTAAATACCATTCTCTATGGCGTCGGTAACCTCTTATCTGGTATTCCTAACGTTCTAGGCGCTTGGTTCATGTACATCTTCCAATCCTGTTTCAACTTAGTGGTGACCTCCAACTCTGGTCAAGCCGCCCTCACCATGCCGATTATGGCTCCATTGGCGGATATTATCGGAGTCAGTCGTCAAGTTGCCGTCTTGGCCTTCCAATTAGGGTCCGGTTTTGTGGACGCCTTCACCCCAGTTTCTGCCAGCCTGGTAGGTTGCTTGGCAGTCGCTCGGATCGATTGGGCAGATTGGGCTAAGTTCCAAATTAAAATGCAGGGTTTCCTCTTTGTTTTAGGGAGCATTGCCATTATTATTGCCATTAGTATCGGTTACAGTTAG